In Methanocaldococcus sp. FS406-22, the genomic stretch AAGAGATATTATAGAACAATTTAAAGAAAAACATGCTTTAGATGAAGGTATTGTAGTTATGGCAAGTGGTGGAAAGGATAGCTCAACAGCTATTGCCTTAGCTAAGGATTTGGGGTTAAATATAGAATATTTAATACACTTCTACCATAGATGGAGTTGGGATGTATCAAAAAAAATGGTTGAAAAACTCTCTAAAAAATTTAATATTCCAGTCATATATTACGATATTACAGATGAGCTTTTAAAAAGGACTAAAGGAGCTAAAGGGAGCAGTATCTGCAGAATATGTAAAAATATCATGAAGGATAAGGCAGTAGATATAGCCAAAGAGAAGGGCATTAGAATAATCATGACTGGAGATTCAGCCCTTGAAAAGGTTTCTGGAGCAGTTATGAACTATCTAAGAGATGTTTATGGAGAGGTAGTTTATAACAGAATGGAATTAACCCCAGTTCCACAAAAATACAGCAAAGGAAAGGATAAGGAGGTTTTATTCTTTAGACCTTTGATAAGACTGGCTTTTGAAGATGTTTTAAAGCTAATGGATTATTACAACTTAAAGATAG encodes the following:
- a CDS encoding 7-cyano-7-deazaguanine synthase yields the protein MEFSEWTKNKRKLNNLYELKRDIIEQFKEKHALDEGIVVMASGGKDSSTAIALAKDLGLNIEYLIHFYHRWSWDVSKKMVEKLSKKFNIPVIYYDITDELLKRTKGAKGSSICRICKNIMKDKAVDIAKEKGIRIIMTGDSALEKVSGAVMNYLRDVYGEVVYNRMELTPVPQKYSKGKDKEVLFFRPLIRLAFEDVLKLMDYYNLKIERACEVGDKIGFWREGCCLQYADENSQLDENLFNELYKYNKIATEIAKKHGFRASIKLPSKKIIVVPKKEEYINLIKNALRDMDES